CGACCAGAAGCTGAATAAACGCCACCCAGCGGTTCTCGATCAGCACCAACGACGCCGTAATCACCACCAGAAACGCCACCATGGCAAGGGTTTTGGCACGGCGATTGATCACGCCATACTCGTTCCATTGACGGATCGAGGTTCCGAAACGCGGATGATTGCATATCCAGTCATGCAGGCGCGGCGATCCCTTGGCAAACAGCCAAGCGGCCAACAGCATGAAGGGTGTCGTTGGCAAAAGCGGCAGGAAAATACCGATCACACCAAGACCAACAGAAAGCCACCCAAGGGCCAGATAGATATGCGAGACGCGCAGCATTGATTTCCTGTTTACAGTCAGCCCGACCCCTGACAGGTTAAAGCAGAGCTTAATGTAGGCATAGAAATCAGCAAATTCAATCAATCGCCGACCATTACACTCAGTTAATTGATCACCTTGAAACAGTTCGACA
Above is a window of Thalassospira sp. ER-Se-21-Dark DNA encoding:
- a CDS encoding YbaN family protein, whose amino-acid sequence is MLRVSHIYLALGWLSVGLGVIGIFLPLLPTTPFMLLAAWLFAKGSPRLHDWICNHPRFGTSIRQWNEYGVINRRAKTLAMVAFLVVITASLVLIENRWVAFIQLLVAIPVSCFILSRPSEAQLVKVQNPTGSSQ